AAGCAGGCGCTCTCCCAGCTGAGCTAATTCCCCAACCTAAATTAATCTTTACTAGATTATTTAATGGTGGGCCTATCAGGACTTGAACCTGAGACCTCACGATTATCAGTCGAGCGCTCTAGCCAGCTGAGCTATAGGCCCCTTTACTACCTATTTAAATAATCTTTATAAACCGAATATAAAATCTCTGGAAGTAAGAAACGAATCTTACTTCTCTCTCTGAAAGGAGGTGATCCAACCGCAGGTTCTCCTACGGTTACCTTGTTACGACTTCACCCCAGTCGCTGAATCCACTGTGGAAGGTAGCTACTTTAGCATCCCCGCTTCGAATGAGTTCAACTCCCATGGTGTGACGGGCGGTGAGTACAAGACCCGGGAACGTATTCACCGTAGCATAGCTGATCTACGATTACTAGCGATTCCAACTTCATGTAGTCGAGTTGCAGACTACAATCCGAACTGGGAGATATTTTTGAGATTTGCTCCACGTCACCGTATTGCTGCTCTTTGTATACCCCATTGTAGCACGTGTGTAGCCCTGGACGTAAGGGCCATGATGACTTGACGTCGTCCTCACCTTCCTCCTACTTGCGTAGGCAGTCTCCTTAGAGTTCTCAGCCGAACTGTTAGCAACTAAGGACGAGGGTTGCGCTCGTTGCGGGACTTAACCCAACATCTCACGACACGAGCTGACGACAGCCGTGCAGCACCTGTATATAAGTTTCTGCAAGCAGACACCAATCTATCTCTAGAAAGTTCTTACTATGTCAAGTCCAGGTAAGGTTCTTCGTGTATCGTCGAATTAAACCACATGCTCCACCGCTTGTGCGGGTCCCCGTCTATTCCTTTGAGTTTTAATCTTGCGACCGTACTCCCCAGGCGGTACACTTAATGTGTTAACTGCATTACTGCAAGGTCGAGCCTCACAACAACTAGTGTACATCGTTTAGGGCGTGGACTACCAGGGTATCTAATCCTGTTTGCTCCCCACGCTTTCGCGTCTCAGCGTCAATAATGTTCCAGTAGATCGCCTTCGCAATCGGTATTCCTTCTGATCTCTACGGATTTTACCCCTACACCAGAAATTCCATCTACCTCTCCCACATTCTAGGTATACAGTTTCAAAAGCAGTTCAATAGTTGAGCTATTGGATTTCACTTCTGACTTATATACCCGCCTACACGCTCTTTACGCCCAGTGATTCCGAGTAACGCTTGCACCCTCCGTATTACCGCGGCTGCTGGCACGGAGTTAGCCGGTGCTTATTCATATAGTACCGTCATTATCTTCCTATATAAAAGGAGTTTACGCACCGAAATGTGTCATCCTCCACGCGGCGTTGCTGCATCAGACTTTCGTCCATTGTGCAATATTCCCCACTGCTGCCTCCCGTAGGAGTCTGGACCGTGTCTCAGTTCCAGTGTGACTGATCATCCTCTCAAACCAGTTAGGCGTCATAGCCTTGGTGAGCCATTACCTCACCAACAAGCTGATACCATACAGACCCATCCTTAAGCACTAAAGCGTTTCCCTTGCATACTTATGTATTAAAGGCATATAGGGCATTAGCAGTCGTTTCCAACTGTTATTCCTTTCTTAAGGGCAGGTTATCTATACATTACTCACCCGTGCGCCACTTAGCTGACAATTATAGCAAGCTATAATCCGTTCTCGTTCGACTTGCATGTGTTAAGCACGCCGCCAGCGTTCACTCTGAGCCAGGATCAAACTCTCCATAAATTATAGAGTTTTTGAAACTGACAAATTTTATAACTCTTCAATTACAAAATTATCACTCAAATTTTATAGACAAGTATTTGTTTTACCAAATTTTCTTGTTTTTATATTTTTTAACATTTATTCTTATTTTTAATCTAAATAAACATAGATTTTTTATAAGAGTTCTATATTCGGTTTATAAAGATTACTTTACAAACTTTCATTCATTTTTAAAGATCATTCCAGACTCGATTGAATCGTTTCTCTTCAAGCTTTTCGTTTGAAGCGTTCCAGTCAAATTGGACGGGAATTATAATAGATTTTTATTTACTTGTCAAGAGCTTTTTGTATCTTTTTTCTATTTTTTTTAATTTTCTTTAAAATTACAATATTTAATTAGTAAAAAGACATAAATTCTCCTAAATATATCTTCTTTTATTATCTTTTTATTCAATAAATCCACTATTTGGATAGATTTTTATCTCTTTTTCTTTACCATTCTTTGATTTTATACTTATTTTACACTCTTTTTCTATTTCATATTCATAAAATTCATTTTCAAAATTTGATAATTTTGAGTAAATTCGTCCATCACTACCAAAAGAGAGTTGTCCTAAAGATGTCGTACTGTTACAATCTATACTTATATCTTCTATGTTAAATTTTTTTGTTAATAATACATATTCACTATTTTTTTCATTTTCTTGACAATAATTTGAACTATATATATATTTTTTTGTTAATGGATCTTTTAAAGTATCTTCTATACTTGGATGTCCAGTTTTATTTTTATCACTATATATTGTAAAGTAGATTCCATCTTCTTTATTTCGGCATCTAAAAAATTTTATTGTCCATCTTTTTTTATGCCATAAAGTATCATTTTCATCATATTTATCATCTATCATTGCTTTAAATCTTACATATGATAAATATAATGAAATTCTATTTGTAATCTCGTCAAGTTTGTTTGGGTTAGTTTTTGGAATAAAAATTGTGTATAAAAAACCTACTAGAGTTATTACTATAATAATTTCTAAAAGGGAAAATGATCTTTTCATTTTAATTTTTTTATATAAACTACAAAAAGTTCTCTTTCATAATATTTTATAGTTATCTTTTCGTCATAATTATAAAAATCCTTCATTGATATGTAGTAATCTTCACCTTGGTTTATTCCATAAAATTTTAGTCTTAAAAGTAATTCATTATCTCCAGTTAAATTATCTATATTTCTACTTTTTAACTCTTTTGACAACTCTTTTATAAAATGATATTGATAAACGAAATGTTTTGTTTGATTTGGTAATAAGATATATAATGGTTTATTTACAAATGTGAATATTACATTTAAAGATAACATTCCTATGATTAAAATTGCCAATATATTATATATTTTTCTAAACTCTTTTAATCTTACCCTATAAGAGTGTAAAAAAGTTTTTAACATCAAAGGAATTGATATTACTACAAAAGGTGCGAAATCTTCAATATAAACCCTTTGTCTAAAAGAGATAATTACAGATAACAATAAAGCTGTTATTGAAATATACCAAGCTAAACTTCTCTCTTTTTGGATTCCTGCTCTATACATTGTATATATAAAATATAAAAAAAGAATAGGTGAAAATATAGTTGCATAAATTGCAACAGTATCTACCAAAAATCCTTTTGGTTTTCCATCAGTAGAAAAACCATAAATATACATAGAAAGAACAAATAGTATTAATGAAAAATATAAAAGTTTTTTATCCTTTTCTTTTAATGAAAAGAAAAACAGCGCTAAATATAAAATTGCAAATGAATTATCAATTATAAAAAATATAATTAATAGTATATAAGAGTGAGTTTTGTATTTATTATAATGATATACATATAATAATGTACAAAATGTTACTATGATTGCACTATTAACTAATAATGAAGCACTAAGAACTCCAGGTAACATCATAAAAATCAATATACCAATAAACCTATCTTTTTCATATTTAAAATAGTTTTCAGTAATTTTGTACATTAAAATTACACTAAAAAAATAAAAAAGTATAAAAGGTAATCTTAGTGCAATATCATTTTGACCAAAAAAATAGATTGATGTATTTGTAATAATTGTTAGAATTGAATTATTTACAAATACATTTAAAGCTTCTTTATATGAAATACTAAGAGATAAATCTGCTTTTAATATTAAAACACCTACTAATATAAATAAAAGAGTGTAAAAATAGTAGCTATATTTACCAGTAGCTGTCATAATATTTATAATTTTAAGAAATTGTCAATTATTTTATATCCATGTTCACTCATAATTGATTCAGGGTGAAATTGGACACCATAAATTTGTTTATCTTTTATTTCTAAAGACATAATTTCATTATCATCTTCACTATGAGAAGTCACAATTATATCTTCTGGAAGATTCTCTTTTGAAACAATTAAAGAGTGATATCTAGTTTGTGTAAACTCTTTTGGAAGTCCATCAAAAATTTTTGTATCTTTATCTACTTTTATTAATGAAGTTTTTCCATGCATCATATTTTTTGCTCGCACAACATTCGCTCCAAAAACTTGTCCTATTGCTTGATGACCTAAACAAATTCCAAAAATTGGTTTTTTACCAGCAAAATATTTTATAACATCCAAACAAACACCTGCATCATTTGGTGTTGCTGGACCTGGAGAGATTATAATTTTTTCAGGATTTAAAGCTTCTATTTCTTCAATGCTTAATTCATCATTTCTAATAATTTTTAAATCTGCACCTAATTCTAAACAATATTGAACTATATTGTAAGTAAATGAATCATAATTATCAATCATTAAAATCATATTTTATCTATTCCTAATTTTCTAATTTAGCTTATTATAACTATAATATGATTTGTTTATCTTAAAATCAAATTTTTTCTATTTTATGATAATCATTCTTAGTATTAAGAAAACTTGAAGTTTTAAAAGATTATCATTTCAATAATAATTATTAATATACAAAAGAGGATTTAATATGATTAAAAAGATAGCACTTAGTGTAGTGGTTTTAGCAAGTTCTTTGTTTGCTGCAAATGAGGTAAATGTTTATTCACAAAGACATTATGACTCTGATAAAATCTTATTTAAAGAGTTTGAAGAAAAAACAGGTATCAAAGTAAATGTTGTTACAGCAAAAGCTGAAGAGCTTGTTTCAAAATTAGCAATTGAAGGGGCTAATACACCTGCTGATGTATTAATAACTGCTGATATTGGAAATCTATATGATGCAAAGGTTAGAAAATTATTACAACCTATAAAATCAAAAACTTTAGAAGAAAATATTCCATCTAATTTAAGAGACCCAGATAATAATTGGTTTGCATTAACAAAAAGAGCAAGAGTTTTTGTTTATAATCCAAAAACTGTTAATCCAGCTGATTTAAGTGATTATTTAAGTCTTGCAGATCCTAAATTTAAAAACAAAGTTATAACTAGATCTTCAACAAGTGCATATAATAAATCTTTATTAGCATCAATTGTTGCAAACAATGGGGAAGAAAAAGCTTTAGCTTTTGCAAAAGGTTTAGTTTCTAATTTACCATATAGCCCAAAAGGTGGAGATAGAGACCAAATTAGAGCAGTTGCTGCTGGTGATGCTGATATTGCTATTGTAAATACTTATTATCTTGGAGTTATGTTGAATAGTGAAGATAAAAAAGATTCAGAAATTGCAAAAAGTTTAAAAATCTTTTTCCCAGCACAAAATACAACTGGAACTCATATGAATATTTCTGGTGGTGGAGTTACTAATTTTGCATCAAATAAAGAGAATGCTATTAAATTATTAGAATTCTTAAGTTCAGTAAAAGCTCAAGAAATTTTTGCAGAAGCAAATCAAGAGTTTCCAGCAAATCCAAATGCAAAATCTTCAGAAACAGTTAGTTCATGGGGAAAATTTAAAGAAGATACTATATCATTAAACGAAGTTGGAAAATATACTAGAAAAGCTGTAGAAATAGCGACAGAGGCAGATTGGAAATAAAAAGACTTAAATATTACATAGCACCAATTATTGGGCTATGTATATCATTACCTATATTAGCATTATTAGTTTATTTCGTACTAGAAGGAAGTTTTAACTTTGATTTCTTATTTAGTAAAGTTTTAACTCAATACATTAATAATACTACTATTTTAGTTTTAGGAACTTTTTTTCTTGTTGTTTTATTAGGAACAACAAGCTCTTATTTAAGTGCTAGATTTGAATATTTTGGAGATAAACTTTTTTCTATTTTATTCGTCCTTCCACTTGCATTTCCAGCATATATTTTAGGTTACACTTATGTAGGTTTTTTTGAATATAGGGGAATATTATCAGAAATTGTTGGAAGTACTCAAGCAAGAGTTGATATTTTGAATATGCCAGGAGTAATATTTATTTTTGGTATTGCAATGTTTCCTTATGTTTATATATTAGCAAGAGTATCTTTCTCTTCAATTTCATCAACTGTTAGTGAACTTATATCTTTACATAAAATCAATCCAATAAAAGCCTTTTTTACAGTCTATTTACCTTTAGCATATCCTGCTATTTTTGCAGGAAGTATACTTGCAATTATGGAAACACTGAGTGATTATGGAACTGTTTTATATTTTGGTATTGATACATTTAGTGTTGGAATATTTAAAAGTTGGTTTGGATATGGAGATTTTATGCAATCAATTAATGTTGCAATAATCTTATTAGTTTTTGTTTTTGGTATTTTATGGACAGAAAGTTTAATTAGAAAAAAATATAGATTTATTAGTTCAACTTTTAGTGGAAAAAAATCTGAAAAAATCAAATTAAAAGGTAAATACAATTTTATTGCATTTTTTATCTCTTTTTTTATTTCAACAATTTCATTATTTATTCCAACTTTAGTTTTAATCTATTGGTTTATTCTTGATATTGAAAATTTAGATTTTAGTCTATTTAGTTATTTATACAATACTTTAACTCTAAATATAATTTCTTCAATAATAATTATATTTTTATCATTTTTTGTAATTTATATGCTTAGATTTTATCCTTCAAAAATTGGAAATTTTACACATAAACTATCAATTTTAGGCTACTCAATTCCAGGAGCTGTTGTTGGTGTTGGATTATTAGTTATTAGTAGTTCAATAGACAATA
The genomic region above belongs to Arcobacter ellisii and contains:
- a CDS encoding pilus assembly FimT family protein; amino-acid sequence: MKRSFSLLEIIIVITLVGFLYTIFIPKTNPNKLDEITNRISLYLSYVRFKAMIDDKYDENDTLWHKKRWTIKFFRCRNKEDGIYFTIYSDKNKTGHPSIEDTLKDPLTKKYIYSSNYCQENEKNSEYVLLTKKFNIEDISIDCNSTTSLGQLSFGSDGRIYSKLSNFENEFYEYEIEKECKISIKSKNGKEKEIKIYPNSGFIE
- a CDS encoding anthranilate synthase component II, which gives rise to MILMIDNYDSFTYNIVQYCLELGADLKIIRNDELSIEEIEALNPEKIIISPGPATPNDAGVCLDVIKYFAGKKPIFGICLGHQAIGQVFGANVVRAKNMMHGKTSLIKVDKDTKIFDGLPKEFTQTRYHSLIVSKENLPEDIIVTSHSEDDNEIMSLEIKDKQIYGVQFHPESIMSEHGYKIIDNFLKL
- a CDS encoding Fe(3+) ABC transporter substrate-binding protein, producing MIKKIALSVVVLASSLFAANEVNVYSQRHYDSDKILFKEFEEKTGIKVNVVTAKAEELVSKLAIEGANTPADVLITADIGNLYDAKVRKLLQPIKSKTLEENIPSNLRDPDNNWFALTKRARVFVYNPKTVNPADLSDYLSLADPKFKNKVITRSSTSAYNKSLLASIVANNGEEKALAFAKGLVSNLPYSPKGGDRDQIRAVAAGDADIAIVNTYYLGVMLNSEDKKDSEIAKSLKIFFPAQNTTGTHMNISGGGVTNFASNKENAIKLLEFLSSVKAQEIFAEANQEFPANPNAKSSETVSSWGKFKEDTISLNEVGKYTRKAVEIATEADWK
- a CDS encoding ABC transporter permease; amino-acid sequence: MEIKRLKYYIAPIIGLCISLPILALLVYFVLEGSFNFDFLFSKVLTQYINNTTILVLGTFFLVVLLGTTSSYLSARFEYFGDKLFSILFVLPLAFPAYILGYTYVGFFEYRGILSEIVGSTQARVDILNMPGVIFIFGIAMFPYVYILARVSFSSISSTVSELISLHKINPIKAFFTVYLPLAYPAIFAGSILAIMETLSDYGTVLYFGIDTFSVGIFKSWFGYGDFMQSINVAIILLVFVFGILWTESLIRKKYRFISSTFSGKKSEKIKLKGKYNFIAFFISFFISTISLFIPTLVLIYWFILDIENLDFSLFSYLYNTLTLNIISSIIIIFLSFFVIYMLRFYPSKIGNFTHKLSILGYSIPGAVVGVGLLVISSSIDNTLGYVLLGGTFFMLIFAYATRYFASSIGSIENGFSKIDTTIDDASKIFGKSEFYNIINVYLPLMKPYIISGFLILYIDIAKELPATLILRPFNFDTLAIRIYELASNEMLYKVGFPSLVLVLTTAIAVLLLNSKFVRRKI